CCTCTTGCAACGAGTCAACTCTCTGCAACACGGATGCCGCCGAAGTTGCTCTGCCATGCGGCGTAACTTTCAATCCTCTTGCAACGAGTCAACTCTCTGCAACATGGCCCTGGCGCTGGCATGCCAGGCCCTAAAGACGCTTTCAATCCTCTTGCAACGAGTCAACTCTCTGCAACAGCGGCGTTTTGGTGGCCCTGTTGGTGTATGGAAGTCTTTCAATCCTCTTGCAACGAGTCAACTCTCTGCAACGTGCTTCCTGGGAGGGGTCCATGTATCCCACCCCTGAACTTTCAATCCTCTTGCAACGAGTCAACTCTCTGCAACGCTGGACGGGCTGATTTACATAGCGGCGGAGTTACTACTTTCAATCCTCTTGCAACGAGTCAACTCTCTGCAACCGATTCGGGTTGGAGCGGAAACGGCTTGTCCTGTCTGTGATTTTACCATATGCATCCCATTTATGCCAACAGATTTTTCGAAAATCACGCCTTTGCACAGAATCAGGGGGCGGCCACGAAATTCCGTCAACCGTATGGGTTCCTCTGGTTTACATTTCCTACTGGTTAAACCCGCGCACATGAGAAAACCCCCGACCCATTCGTTGGGCCGGGGGTTTTGTCGCGCAGCTGTCCCCACGCGAATTACTCGATGATCTCCGTCACGACGCCCGCGCCGACCGTGCGGCCGCCTTCGCGGATGGCGAAGCGCGTCCCGTTTTCGAGGGCGATCGGGGCGATCAGTTCCACTTCAAAGTTGACGTTGTCGCCGGGCATGACCATTTCCACGCCTTCCGGCAGCTTGATCGTGCCCGTGACGTCCGTCGTGCGGAAGTAGAACTGCGGACGGTAGCCGTTGAAGAACGGCGTGTGGCGACCGCCTTCCTCCTTGGTCAGGACGTAGACTTCCGCCTTGAACTTAGTATGCGGCTTCACCGTGCCGGGCTGGGCCAGCACCTGGCCGCGCTCCACTTCATCGCGGTTCACGCCGCGCAGCAGGGCGCCGATGTTGTCGCCGGCCTGCGCTTGGTCGAGGACCTTGCGGAACATTTCCACGCCCGTGACCGTCGTCTTCTTGATGTCGTCGCGCAGCCCGACGATCTCCACTTCGTCGCCGACCTTCAGCGTTCCGCGCTCGACGCGGCCCGTGGCCACCGTACCGCGACCGGTGATGGAGAAGACGTCCTCGATCGGCATGAGGAAGGGCTTGTCAACCTCACGCTGCGGCGTCGGGATGTACTCGTCGACGGCCTTCATCAGTTCGAGGATCTTGTCCGCCCACGGACCTTCCGGATCTTCGAGGGCCTTCAGCGCGGAACCGCGGATGACCGGCACCTCGTCGCCCGGGAAGTCGTACTGGGAGAGGAGATCGCGCACTTCCATCTCGACCAGGTCGAGCAGCTCCTCGTCGTCCACCATGTCCACCTTGTTCAGGAAGACGACGATGTACGGCACGCCGACCTGACGGGCGAGCAGGATGTGCTCACGGGTTTGCGGCATCGGACCGTCAGCCGCCGACACGACGAGGATGGCGCCGTCCATCTGCGCCGCACCGGTGATCATGTTCTTCACGTAGTCAGCGTGACCCGGGCAGTCCACGTGCGCATAGTGGCGGTTTTCCGTTTCGTACTCGACGTGCGCCGTGGAGATCGTGATCCCGCGTTCACGCTCTTCCGGCGCCTTGTCGATCTGGTCGTACGCGGTCGCTTGCGCACGGCCAAAGCGCGCCAGAACGGTGGTGATCGCCGCGGTCAGCGTCGTTTTCCCGTGGTCAACGTGGCCGATCGTCCCAATGTTGACGTGGGGTTTCGTCCGCTCAAACTTTTGCTTCGCCATACGTACGAGCCTCCTTAACCCTTGTTTTGGTGGTGTATGGAAAGGTTGGGGAACGAGGGTGGCTCAAGCCACCCTCATTGTATCCCTTTCGCGGGTGACAGAAAAGAGGGAAAAAGGGTTACTGCCCCCTGCTGTTGATGATTTGATCGGCAATGTTCTTCGGCACTTCTTCGTAGTGGTCGAAGATCATCGTGTACGTGCCGCGACCCTGGGTCTTGGAACGCAGCGCCGTCGCGTACCCGAACATCTCGGCCAACGGCACCAGCGCCCGGATCACCTGGGCGTTGCCGCGCGGCTCCATGCCCTCCACGCGACCGCGACGGGCGTTGATGTCGCCGATGACGTCGCCCATGTACTCCTCGGGTACCACCACTTCGACCTTCATCACCGGCTCCAAGAGCACCGGATCGCATTTGTCCTTGGCCGCTTTGAGGGCCTGAGACGCGGCAATCTTGAAGGCCATCTCCGAGGAGTCGACCTCGTGGTACGACCCGTCGAAGAGGGTGGCCTTGATGTCGATGATCGGGTAGCCGGCCAGCACGCCGTTCTGCATGGCCTCCTCGAGGCCCGCCTGAACGGCCGGCACGTATTCCTTCGGCACGACACCGCCGACGATCTTGTTTTCGAAGACGAAACCCGATCCGCGCGGCAACGGCTCGAACTCGATCCACACGTGACCGTACTGGCCGCGACCGCCCGTCTGGCGAATGAATTTCCCTTCGCACTTGGCCGACTTTGTGAAGGTCTCCTTGTAGGCGACCTGCGGCTTGCCGACGTTGGCCTCGACCTTGAACTCCCGCTGGAGACGGTCGACGATGATCTCCAGGTGCAGCTCGCCCATCCCGGCGATGATCGTCTGCCCCGTCTCCTCGTCGGTGTAGAAGCGGAACGTCGGGTCTTCCTCGGCCAGACGGCCCAGCGCCATGGACATCTTATCTTGGTCGGCCTTCGTCTTCGGCTCGATGGCCACGGAGATCACCGGCTCTGGGAAGTCCATCGACTCGAGGATGATGGGGTGCTTTTCATCACACAGCGTATCGCCCGTGGTGGTATCCTTCAGGCCGACCGCTGCGGCAATGTCCCCCGCGTAGACGGCGGAGATCTCCTCGCGGTGGTTCGCGTGCATCTGCAGGATGCGGCCGATCCGCTCACGCTTGCCCTTTGTGGCGTTCAAGACGTAGGTACCGGAATTGAGGACGCCGGAATACACCCGGAAGAAGGTGAGCTTCCCGACATAGGGGTCGGACATGATCTTAAACGCCAAAGCGGCGAAGGGCTCGTTGTCGTCGGCCTTGCGGATCGCCTCTTCCTCGGTATCCGGCAGCACGCCTTTCACCGGCGGAATGTCCAGCGGCGACGGCAGGTAGTCGACGACCGCATCAAGGAGCGGCTGCACGCCCTTGTTGCGGTAGGAGGAACCGCACAGCACCGGGGTGATCTTAACCTCGCACACCCCTTTGCGCAACGCCCGCTTGATCTCCTCGACGGTGATCTCTTCCCCTTCGAGGTATTTCATCATCAGCTCGTCGTCGAGTTCGGCCACCGCCTCGATGAGCTTGGTGCGCCACTCTTCGGCCTGCTCCTTGTATTCGTCGGGAATCTCCCGCAGCTCGAACTGGCGGCCAAGGTCATCAAGCCAGTAGATGGCCTTCATCTCGATGAGGTCGATGATCGCCTCGAAGGTGTCCTCCTTGCCGATCGGCAGCTGGATCGGCACGGCGTTGGCATTCAGGCGCTCGCGCATCTGCTCGACGGCGCGGAAGAAGTCGGCGCCGACGATGTCCATCTTGTTGACGTAAGCGATCCGCGGAACGCCGTACTTGTCGGCTTGGCGCCACACCGTT
This region of Calditerricola satsumensis genomic DNA includes:
- the tuf gene encoding elongation factor Tu, whose translation is MAKQKFERTKPHVNIGTIGHVDHGKTTLTAAITTVLARFGRAQATAYDQIDKAPEERERGITISTAHVEYETENRHYAHVDCPGHADYVKNMITGAAQMDGAILVVSAADGPMPQTREHILLARQVGVPYIVVFLNKVDMVDDEELLDLVEMEVRDLLSQYDFPGDEVPVIRGSALKALEDPEGPWADKILELMKAVDEYIPTPQREVDKPFLMPIEDVFSITGRGTVATGRVERGTLKVGDEVEIVGLRDDIKKTTVTGVEMFRKVLDQAQAGDNIGALLRGVNRDEVERGQVLAQPGTVKPHTKFKAEVYVLTKEEGGRHTPFFNGYRPQFYFRTTDVTGTIKLPEGVEMVMPGDNVNFEVELIAPIALENGTRFAIREGGRTVGAGVVTEIIE
- the fusA gene encoding elongation factor G — protein: MGRPFPLEKTRNIGIMAHIDAGKTTTTERILYYTGRVHKIGETHEGAATMDWMEQEQERGITITSAATTCQWRGHRINIIDTPGHVDFTVEVERSLRVLDGAIGVFCAKGGVEPQSETVWRQADKYGVPRIAYVNKMDIVGADFFRAVEQMRERLNANAVPIQLPIGKEDTFEAIIDLIEMKAIYWLDDLGRQFELREIPDEYKEQAEEWRTKLIEAVAELDDELMMKYLEGEEITVEEIKRALRKGVCEVKITPVLCGSSYRNKGVQPLLDAVVDYLPSPLDIPPVKGVLPDTEEEAIRKADDNEPFAALAFKIMSDPYVGKLTFFRVYSGVLNSGTYVLNATKGKRERIGRILQMHANHREEISAVYAGDIAAAVGLKDTTTGDTLCDEKHPIILESMDFPEPVISVAIEPKTKADQDKMSMALGRLAEEDPTFRFYTDEETGQTIIAGMGELHLEIIVDRLQREFKVEANVGKPQVAYKETFTKSAKCEGKFIRQTGGRGQYGHVWIEFEPLPRGSGFVFENKIVGGVVPKEYVPAVQAGLEEAMQNGVLAGYPIIDIKATLFDGSYHEVDSSEMAFKIAASQALKAAKDKCDPVLLEPVMKVEVVVPEEYMGDVIGDINARRGRVEGMEPRGNAQVIRALVPLAEMFGYATALRSKTQGRGTYTMIFDHYEEVPKNIADQIINSRGQ